The Lysobacter panacisoli genome includes a window with the following:
- a CDS encoding SGNH/GDSL hydrolase family protein, whose amino-acid sequence MNASVPSKFLFVLMAALLTAAPAFAAPPERTTWIPTWTASPQARWDGDFALPTNLPFHFWNQTVRQSARVSVGGPRIRVLLSNAYGTQPLVIGAAHVATPAKDGGIVAGSDRVLTFGGKTSVTIPAGAPMLSDPVDFSVAALADVSISLHLPEPTAPATFHWDARQTAYVGVGDQTGATRMKHDATLTTRVFVTAIQVEAPATTRTVVAIGDSITDGNMATMDANTRWPDVLAARLARHDVAVLNAGISGGRLLRDRMGENALARFDRDVLSQPGIASAIVLIGINDIGWDGTPLGPHEGVASAESLIAGYRQLIQHARARGVRIVGATLTPFEGALQDTPMRGYFTADKERVRQAVNAWIRDGGEFDAVLDFDAVTRDPAKPTRFLPAYDSGDHLHPGDAGYRAMAESIDLRALLGDDADSASLSQPGPTRWNTVISATPASVSPR is encoded by the coding sequence ATGAACGCATCTGTTCCATCGAAGTTCCTGTTCGTCCTGATGGCCGCGCTGCTGACCGCAGCGCCGGCTTTCGCCGCACCGCCCGAACGCACGACGTGGATCCCGACGTGGACCGCGAGTCCGCAGGCGCGCTGGGACGGCGACTTCGCGTTGCCGACCAACCTGCCCTTCCATTTCTGGAACCAGACGGTGCGCCAGAGCGCACGCGTCAGCGTCGGCGGTCCGCGCATTCGTGTGCTGCTGTCGAACGCGTACGGCACGCAACCGCTGGTGATCGGCGCGGCGCATGTCGCGACACCCGCAAAAGACGGCGGCATCGTCGCCGGCAGCGATCGCGTGTTGACGTTCGGCGGCAAGACGTCGGTGACGATTCCCGCCGGCGCGCCGATGCTGAGCGATCCGGTCGACTTCAGCGTCGCTGCGCTTGCGGACGTGTCGATCAGCCTCCATTTGCCCGAACCGACCGCACCCGCGACCTTCCACTGGGATGCACGCCAGACTGCGTACGTCGGTGTGGGAGACCAGACCGGTGCGACGCGGATGAAACACGACGCGACGCTGACCACGCGCGTGTTCGTCACCGCCATCCAGGTCGAAGCGCCGGCGACGACGCGCACCGTGGTCGCGATCGGCGACTCGATCACTGACGGCAACATGGCGACGATGGACGCGAACACGCGCTGGCCGGACGTGCTCGCCGCCCGCCTCGCGCGACACGATGTCGCCGTGCTCAACGCCGGCATCTCCGGTGGACGCCTGCTGCGCGACCGCATGGGCGAGAACGCGCTGGCACGCTTCGACCGCGACGTGCTCTCGCAGCCGGGCATCGCATCGGCGATCGTGCTGATCGGCATCAACGACATCGGCTGGGATGGCACGCCGCTGGGCCCGCACGAAGGCGTCGCCAGCGCCGAATCGCTGATCGCCGGCTACCGCCAGCTGATCCAGCACGCACGTGCACGCGGCGTGCGCATCGTCGGCGCAACCTTGACGCCGTTCGAAGGCGCGCTGCAGGACACTCCCATGCGCGGCTATTTCACCGCCGACAAGGAGCGCGTGCGCCAGGCCGTCAACGCCTGGATCCGCGACGGTGGCGAGTTCGACGCGGTGCTCGACTTCGACGCGGTCACGCGCGATCCGGCAAAGCCGACGCGTTTCCTGCCGGCGTACGATTCGGGCGATCACCTGCATCCGGGCGACGCCGGTTACCGCGCGATGGCCGAGTCGATCGACCTTCGCGCCCTGCTCGGCGACGACGCCGACTCCGCCTCCCTCTCCCAACCAGGACCCACACGATGGAATACCGTCATCTCGGCCACTCCGGCTTCCGTGTCCCCGCGCTGA
- a CDS encoding aldo/keto reductase, translating to MEYRHLGHSGFRVPALSFGTGTFGGKGELFGSWGNTDVAEASRLIDVCLDAGLNLFDTADVYSGGMAESILGAAIKDRRDKVLISTKATFRFDADDPNAVGSSRFHLLRTIDAQLKRLGTDYIDLFQLHGFDAKTPVEETLSTLDDLVRAGKIRYLGVSNFSGWHLMKSLAASERHGWTRYVANQAYYSLIGRDYEWELMPLGLDQGIGAVVWSPLGWGRLTGKIRRGQPRPEVSRLPGSADYGPPVDEEYLYRVVDALDKVAAETGKTVAQIALNWLLQRPTVSTVVIGARNEEQLKQNLGAVGWNLTPEQVALLDEASAKTPAYPYWHQAGFAERNPSPV from the coding sequence ATGGAATACCGTCATCTCGGCCACTCCGGCTTCCGTGTCCCCGCGCTGAGCTTCGGCACCGGCACCTTCGGCGGCAAGGGCGAACTGTTCGGTTCGTGGGGCAACACCGACGTCGCCGAAGCCTCGCGGCTGATCGACGTCTGCCTCGACGCCGGCCTCAATCTTTTCGACACCGCCGACGTCTACTCCGGCGGCATGGCCGAGAGCATCCTCGGCGCGGCGATCAAGGATCGTCGCGACAAGGTGCTGATCTCGACCAAGGCGACGTTCCGTTTCGACGCGGACGATCCCAACGCGGTGGGTTCCTCGCGCTTCCACCTGCTGCGCACGATCGACGCGCAGCTCAAGCGCCTGGGCACCGACTACATCGACCTGTTCCAGCTGCACGGCTTCGATGCGAAGACGCCGGTGGAAGAAACGCTGTCCACGCTCGACGACCTCGTGCGCGCAGGCAAGATCCGTTACCTGGGCGTGTCGAATTTCTCCGGCTGGCATCTGATGAAGTCGCTCGCCGCGTCCGAACGCCACGGCTGGACGCGCTACGTCGCCAACCAGGCGTACTACTCGCTGATCGGCCGCGATTACGAGTGGGAACTCATGCCGTTGGGCCTGGACCAGGGCATCGGCGCGGTGGTGTGGAGCCCGCTCGGCTGGGGCCGCCTCACCGGCAAGATCCGCCGCGGCCAGCCGCGTCCGGAAGTGAGCCGCCTGCCGGGCAGTGCGGACTATGGTCCGCCGGTCGACGAGGAATACCTGTACCGCGTCGTCGATGCGCTGGACAAGGTCGCCGCGGAAACCGGCAAGACCGTTGCGCAGATCGCGCTCAACTGGCTGCTGCAGCGTCCGACGGTGTCGACGGTGGTGATCGGCGCGCGCAACGAGGAACAGCTCAAGCAGAACCTCGGCGCGGTCGGCTGGAACCTCACGCCGGAACAGGTCGCACTGCTCGACGAAGCGAGCGCGAAGACGCCGGCGTATCCGTACTGGCATCAGGCGGGATTCGCGGAACGGAATCCGTCGCCGGTGTGA
- a CDS encoding MFS transporter: MAAPLSASLPAPATPGGRMPLALYALTAGSFGIGCAEFVIMGLLLQVAADLHVSIAAAGLLVSGYALGVFAGAPVLTLLTRRMPRKAVLMALMVIYTVGNIACAIAPDYTTLMIARVITSLTHGTFFGVGAVVATGLVPAERKASAISIMFSGLTLATLLGMPAGAWLGLHLGWRSTFWAMGAVGIVSLLVIALLVPRSRDDSAPVALRDELATIARPQVLLGLLMTMLGFAGVFVVITYVQPLLTQLTGFVDSAVSPILLVFGGGMVVGNLLGGRLADRKATPALLGTLFALALVLAAMGFALRSPVAMVAFVGVLGVAAFATVSPLQLRVLRHAEGAGQNLASSFNIAAFNLGNAIGAWLGGVVIDRGPGLASITWFAAAVTVAGLLVAAWSVWLERRAPQRLVLPAGCATEGA, translated from the coding sequence ATGGCCGCTCCCCTCTCCGCTTCCCTGCCTGCCCCGGCCACGCCGGGCGGGCGCATGCCGTTGGCGCTGTACGCGCTGACCGCCGGCTCGTTCGGCATCGGCTGTGCCGAGTTCGTGATCATGGGCCTGCTGCTGCAGGTCGCCGCCGATCTGCACGTCTCCATCGCCGCCGCCGGCCTGCTGGTGTCGGGCTACGCGCTGGGCGTGTTCGCCGGCGCGCCGGTGCTGACCCTGCTCACTCGCCGCATGCCGCGCAAGGCGGTGCTGATGGCGCTGATGGTGATCTACACCGTCGGCAACATCGCCTGTGCGATCGCGCCGGACTACACGACGCTGATGATCGCGCGCGTCATCACCTCGCTGACCCACGGCACGTTCTTCGGCGTGGGTGCGGTCGTCGCGACCGGACTGGTGCCGGCCGAACGCAAGGCGTCCGCGATTTCGATCATGTTCTCCGGCCTCACGCTCGCCACGCTGCTGGGCATGCCGGCCGGCGCGTGGCTGGGCCTGCACCTGGGCTGGCGCTCGACGTTCTGGGCGATGGGTGCGGTCGGCATCGTGTCGCTGCTGGTGATCGCGCTGCTGGTGCCGCGCAGTCGCGACGACAGCGCACCGGTCGCGCTGCGCGACGAACTGGCGACCATCGCACGACCGCAGGTGCTGCTCGGCCTGCTGATGACGATGCTGGGTTTCGCCGGTGTGTTCGTGGTGATCACCTACGTGCAGCCGCTGCTGACCCAGCTGACCGGCTTCGTCGACAGCGCGGTGTCACCGATCCTGCTGGTGTTCGGCGGCGGCATGGTGGTGGGCAACCTGCTTGGTGGACGACTCGCTGATCGCAAGGCCACGCCGGCGCTGCTCGGCACGCTGTTCGCGCTGGCCCTGGTGCTGGCTGCGATGGGTTTCGCGCTGCGCAGTCCGGTCGCGATGGTCGCCTTCGTCGGCGTGCTCGGCGTGGCCGCGTTCGCGACGGTGTCGCCGCTGCAGTTGCGCGTGCTGCGTCATGCCGAAGGTGCGGGCCAGAACCTCGCGTCGAGTTTCAACATCGCCGCGTTCAATCTCGGCAACGCGATCGGTGCGTGGCTGGGCGGCGTGGTGATCGACCGCGGACCGGGCCTTGCGTCGATCACCTGGTTCGCCGCCGCCGTCACCGTCGCCGGCCTGCTGGTCGCGGCGTGGAGCGTGTGGCTGGAACGCCGCGCACCGCAGCGCCTCGTACTGCCCGCCGGTTGCGCGACGGAAGGCGCGTGA